The Monodelphis domestica isolate mMonDom1 chromosome 5, mMonDom1.pri, whole genome shotgun sequence DNA segment agggtcacacaactagtgacaGCATGtatggggctggatttgaacccagatcctcctgactccaggcccagcactttattcactCTGCCTGAAATGCACCCCCAAATaagtctcatttgatcctcacaacaagagGTAAGTACTGTAAAGAAACAGGTTGAGCGAGggcaagtgattttcccagttagtgaatgtctgagctgagatttgaactcgggttttcctgactccaagtccaacactgttCACGGATGTCCACTATCCCCTCTAAGGGGAGCGATAGGGACAGCGTCACTGGGAAACACACAGACCCCTAAGCTCCTCTCTGGACAGGACGGATAGATAATGGCAAGAAGCTGTGATCTCCCCGCTGTCAGGATCTGTCCCGGGGGGCAGAGCTTCGCCATGGATTCTGCCTCTGCCGTGGGCGAGCCTCCCTCCCCGTTGCTTGGCATTCCACGGTGCCAGGAGTGTCCCTCCTCTCTCCGTCCGCTTTTATGAtgtccttttctccatttctcttggGCTTCTGTTGGGGTTTTTAGAATCCTCTTGTTCGTGTTCGTTGGTCACCTGCTGGCCCGCATTCCTGCCTTTTACGTGGCTGTCTTTAATGATTGGTATTCGTCCCAGCCCGGAATGGCCCGCCTCGGGAAGAAGCGCCCACCGTTCCCAGCGCAGTCAGCCTGCTGGCcgccatttttttttccattgggaaTCTAGCTCGCTCCCGTCAGTGTCTGTCCAAGGCCACGGAGGGACCAGCTCTTGGCTGGTCGGCTCAACGGCGTTGTTACCACAGTCTGGAAAATGGGCCTTCTTCTGTGTTGATTTGTTTTCCCTTCGCTGCAGTTAGAGCAGCCTCCCATCGGCCATAAACATAAGGCCGTTTACAAACAGTAGCCTCTGGAGACGTTGCCAGTTCCAGCAGCGTCCTCTTCCTGTGGGCTTGAGCTGGACCTCTGTGACAGTGGCGGGCAGTGGAGGGCCTCGAGTGATCCTGAGTGCTCGTGTGGCCCGGCGTAGAACAGCCTCGACAGCTTGCCCGCAGGCTGCTCCGGCCTAGGTGTCGGGGTCCGGAGTTGCTCACGATTTCTGGATCCCTTTTCTCAGTGAGAACACTTCCCCACCCATGTGGTCGCCGCTCTTTTAGAGGCCCTGCTTCCGCGAATGGGTCCCTTTACACTTCCTGTCTGAACGGAGAGCCTCTGGTCCTCGGGCTCTTGCTCTCCGATCCCTCATTGCCACACACTCTGGGCCGTGATGTTGCCTTTCACATTCACCCGGAGAGGGAGAATGGCCTGTTCAGTAGTCTGGACGGGTCTCTCCTGCCCCGGGTgggcttcctttctctgaggtcCTCCCCGAGGGGATCGTGGCGTGACCCCACTTCCCCGACTCCGGGGCCAGGCGTTCTGGAAACACGTCTAGACACTCAGATCTGGAGGGGGCCGCGGAGCTCAGGCAGCCCCTTCACTCTGGGGGGAGAAGACCGACTTCTCCACGTCCGCGCCGCTCTGGGCCCTTCTCTGACCACCTCTACAGCGTTCAAGTAAGCCGGGCGAGCCGTAGCTTTCCGTTCCTGTGCCTTTGCCTGCTTCGATGTTAATGCTGACCGTCGCTCCGCAGCCTCTGCTCTGCCCGTTCCAGCCCCAAGTCTCACTTCAGAGGGTGCCGTGGGGTGTCTTTGGCTGGGCAGGAGCCCCACCTCCCCTCTTCTAGCCCTTTCTCCTGTTTCCGTGtcgcttctaaggcagaagagcagagacTAGGCTGTTGGCGAAGTGATGTGCCCACGGCCCGGAAGGGTCTGAGCCGCCCGCCTTCCCCTCGCCCCCTGCGGGCTCCACTTCCTGGGCCCGAGCCAGCTTGGCCCTGACGTCATCAAGTATCGGCGCTTGGAGACGCGGGCTGAGCCCGGACTGCCGCACCTCGTCTCCTTGGCAGCAGACCTTGGTGCGGAGGCTGCTTTCATGGTGGGGGTGCCAAAAGGTCTGTCCTGGACAAGCCTGTAGACGGCATTCAGCATCAGGCAAGGCCCAGCCAGCACCCACGAGGGCTCGGAGCTTAGGCAGCAGGCTTTCCCCAGCAAAGCGTGACAAGCGCCAGTCAAGGCGGGCGACCCCTCTGCCCTGAGCCGTCTGAGCCCTCTGGAAAGTGCCACTGACGGGCCTCTGGGGAGCGGCCCGCCCACCGTGCTTCGCGCAGTGAACAAAAGCCGTCTGGCGTCTTCACCCACGCCTGCACTCGGGCAGATGAGTGTCCGGTGGCGCGCTTGTGTGTCGGCCCGAATGCCGGCGGACCACGCCTCAGTTTGGCCTTCTCCTGTCGTGGCCtccgcggcggcggcggcctgCCTCTCTCAGGGAGTCTGTGAGCGTGCGGCTCTCCCAGGGCAGGCCGGCCTTCGCCCGCTCTTGTGTCTTCACTGCACGGCCCAGAGTAGGCGCCTGATCGCTGCCGACGGCGGTGACAGAGAACTGCTGGTCGGGTGCATCTTTGTGCAAGTCCCAGAACGGAGTCTTCGTGTCTTCTGCCCCTTCTCCCACCCGCCTGCCGCTCGCAGCATTGCAGGGGGCCTCAGAGGACTGAGCACCACTGTGGAGGTTCCTTCCTTTCGTGGTTGCCTCGGCCAAAGAATCCCTCCTCTTGTGACCAGCCTGCTTGTGAAGATCTTCCCTGTACTGAAGGGGAGGGAACGTGCTTTCTGCAGCACCTACCACGTGCCGGGCACCGCGATAGACTGCACAAATGTCTCATTCCATCCACACAAGCCTGTAGGGCaggtgctgttgttatccccattttacaggggcAGAAACGGAAGCATACCGAGTTAATCTGTGCTCATTTGCATTGAACTAGGTTATCAAATACTACATGATGCTAATAGGCTAAGGATGTGGATCTGACTCTTGTGGGAAGTGGCCTAAGAAACCAGAATGAATATCTTTAGAAGGGGGTAACTGAGCAATTGTAAATGGTCTGTGGCTGGATTCGAACTCGGGTCTTCCTCATTTCAAATCTGGCACTATCCATTACGCCACCTAATTCCTCAAAAGATGGGCTAAGAATGAAAGGCTTAGGATTACATTGTGCCCTGGTTTATGAACTCTGGAGAATCAACTGGATCTATCCACCCTTGCCCCCTTCAAGCCAGTTTCTGAAGTTCTTTCACAAAAGCGTCTTCTCGCCTTTGCTTTAATACCCCTGTGGCGTCTGCAGTCTGGATTGGGAACCAGAGGATCATGGCATCAGAAAGCCCCACGGTTGAATCCTCTTTAGCAACGGGGACCCAGAGCCCCGGAAAGTCAAAGGGCTTGTGAGTTTGGCAGAGGCGGGACTGGAACCCGGGTCAGGCCCCGCCCGCTCGGCTTCTCCTTGTTGCCAGATGGCTGCAGACTCCTGGATGGGCTTCCGAGCCAAGATCTAGAATCATCTTGATAGGCTCCACCAGAGTTTGGTTCCTACAGCAGAGGGTAGTGGGACCCTGAGGCCGCAATTGGGAAAGTGGGGTCTCGGCCCGCCTCAGAGCCTTTGTTTGCTGGGTGCCTGGGCCTGGGAACAGCCGGCCAGGCCCCTTCTAGTTCCCCGTCTGCCTTTCCTGTGGGAAACGCTCAAAAGCGCCTTGTAGGCAGCAGATCAGAGGACTTTGGGGCCCCAGAGGTGAGCGTCTGCCCTCGCCAGGCTGGAGCTTGTGCACAGCTCACAGGGAGGTCTTGGAGAACTGCTGCCGGGGGCCGAAGGGAGCTGGTGCCCAGCGAGAGGGTCGGGGCCCCTCGGGCACAGGGGAGAGAGCGCCCCTCGGGCACGGGGGAGGGAGCGGGCCTCGGGCATGGGGGAGAGAGCGGGCCTCGGGCACAGGGGGACACAGAGCCCCTCGGGCACGGGGGAGGGAGCGGGCCTCGGGCACAGGGGGAGAGAGCGCCCCTCGGGCACGGGGGAGGGAGCGGGCCTCGGGCATGGGGGAGAGAGCGGGCCTCGGGCACAGGGGGACACAGAGCCCCTCGGGCACGGGGAAGGGAGCGGGCCTCGGGCACGGGGGAGGGAGCGGGCCTCGGGCACGGGGGAGGGAGCGGGCCTCGGGCACGGGGGAGGGAGCGGGCCTCGGGCACGGGGGAGGGAGCGGGCCTCGGGCACGGGGGAGGGAGCGGGCCTCGGGCACGGGGGAGGGAGCGGGCCTCGGGCACGGGGGAGGGAGCGGGCCTCGGGCACGGGGGAGGGAGCGGGCCTCGGGCACGGGGGAGGGAGCGCCCCTCGGGCACAGGGGAGGAGAGAGCGCCCCTCGGGCACAGGGGGAGAGAGCGCCCCTCGGGCACAGGGGAGGAGAGAGCGCCCCTCGGGCACAGGGGGAGAGAGCGCCCCTCGGGCACAGGGGAGAGAGCGCCCCTCGGGCACAGGGGACAGAGCGCCCCTCCGGCACAGGGGACAGAGCGCCCCTCCGGCACAGGGGGACAGCACTGGGGCCTCCTCCCTGAGAGAGGCCCTGGGAGAAGCTGTGGCTTTGGGCTGGGCTGGGCCTCCCAGCTTAGGTGTCCAGTGGAGGCCAGTATAGGCCGGGTTCACGATGGCGCACTTGTTGGTCGGGGATTTGGGTCCTTCCACGACTGCTGAGGTCCCCGAGCCTCGTTCTCAGCAGGGAAGCAGGCCCAGACTGGCTGGGCCACGGAGGGATGTGGGCTTGGGCTTCCTGGCTCCGGCAGCCAGGGCTGGCCCTCGTGGTCCCCTTGATTGGCGGCCCCCGTCCTCTCAGAGGAGCTGCCAGGCCCAGGCCCCAGGGGTCAGGGCTGGCGGCTCCCTCAGACCCAGGGAGTGGCGGGCCCTTCCCTGTGCAGGGGGATCCCTGCTGACTGCCTCTGCTTTTCAGCTCCCGCTACACCCGCTGCAGCCCATCTCCGAGCCTCTGGCCCCCGCGCTCCTGAACGCTGAGGAGGGCCCGGCGGCCCTACTGCCCATGGGGCCCCGCCCCGGACCCAAAGAGGTacggggaagggggggggagccTGGCCGCTGCCTGGCCTCCAGAAGCCGCTGGGTTTTCCCTGCTTGGGGCTAGCTTGCctgctgacaccaggccagcaggtGGCACGGTTCTCGTTGGCGTGCTGGGCCTTCTGGGAAGGGCCTTGCCCCGACagccccgggggggggggggggctgccccCTTAAGAACCACGCTGGCCTCGCTCCCAGAGACCCCGGCCCGGGAGGGAGAGGGCTGGCCCCAGAGGCTGGGCCCGGGCTTTCTGAAGGCTTCATGGGGGCTCGTGTGTCCTGCTGGGCGAAGATGGACCCGGGCATCCCCGGCCTCAAGCCTCTCTTCCCTCTAGGTAGGCtgtgagcagcagcagcagcagcaggtggCTCTGGGGGGCCTGGGACCCCCGCTGGATGCCCTTTCCCCGTTTCTGAAGAAAAAGGCTCAGATCCTAGAGGTGCTGAGAAGCCTGGAAGAGACGGACCCTCTGTTGCTGCACCCCCCCACGGCCTCCTGGCGGGCAGCGGGGCAGCGCCCCCAGGGGGAGCCTGGCCTCCACCCCGACTGTTCCCTGAAGGGCAAGGCGGGTGAAAAGTGGAGCCCCGGGGAGCGGCTGGGCTCCCCAGAACCGGTCAACGGTGAGGTGTGTACGCCACCTCTGCCGGAGCCTGCCCCGTGGGCATCCTGCCTGCTCCTGGGCCCCAGCAGCCTGGGGGGACTGCTCCGGTGGGAGCCCGTGCTGGGGAGCCCCCGCGCAGAGGAGGAGAAGCTGGGGAGGCTTTGGGGCACAGGCCGGGAGCCCCAGAGGTCCCCGGCACCCCAGCCCAGCCTCCACAGCGGCCCTGGCAGCAGCAGTAGCTCCTCTTCCGATGAGGCCGGGGAGCCGGGGGAGGCCCTGACACCTGCCGCCCTGCTCAACGCCCTGGCCCGGAAGCAGCTGAACCTGGGCCAGTTGCTGGAGGACACGGAATCTTACCTCCAGGCCTTCCTTTCGGGGGCCGGGGGACCCCACAGCGGAGACACGACCCCCGCCTACGGCCCCGGCTCGGGGCAGCCACCCTTGCCCGGCGAGGCCCCGAGAGCCAAAGGCCTCCCCAAGGCAGCCTGGGGCGGGGGCGGCCCCGAGCCTCTCAGGCCGGGCTTCAGCACTACCTCAGAGGGTGACGGGGCCGTCCCCTTCCTCAGCGTGTTTGTGGGGGGAGGAGACAGCTCTGCGGGCCCAGGCCCCTGGCCCAGCTACCCCCATTCCTCATCTCAGGTGAAAAGCGAGCTCCAAATTAGCCCCTCGTCCCCCCTCGagacccaggacctctccttctcccctcccaagAGCCTCAACTTCCTGAAGCTGTCTCTGGCCCCGGAGAAGGCCCCAAGCCCCGGCACCCCCCATCTCAGTCCCCAGTTGGCCCGAAGCTCCCGCATCCCTTGCTGGAACGGCGGGCCAGAGGGCAGCCCTTCCCCCCTGCTTCCCCACCGTGGCCTTGGGGGCGAGCTGTCTCCCGAGAGGGTGGCCCGGAGCCAGCCCGGCGGCGCGCCGCCCGTCATCGTCGTGGACGCCCTCCCGCTGAGGCCCGCCCCTGCGGGCCCCCCCTCCGTCCTCTCCGAGCCCCCCGCGTGTCCGAGCCCGGCCCGCTACGGAGACGTCCTGGACCTTTCCGCCAGCTCCTTTGCGGGGCCCTCTCCGGAGCCCCCCGTCTCCCCGCTGCAGTCGTCCGGCTACCCCCAGCTGGCCCCGGAGACACGAGACCAGGCTCCCCGGGGCGCACCCGGCCCCTGCCCGTACGGGGGTGCCCAGGGGAAGGGTGCCGAGAAGGCTGGACAAGAATCTCCCCAGGCCGGCTGGAAGAGCACGGGCGGCTCCTCCAAGAGGCCAGGCAACGGCGTGGGGAGACGGCCTGGGGAGCCGGGCTGCCCGCCTCTCCGGGAGCGGCTGGCGGTCCTGGGCAAGGCAAAGCCGGGCTCGGAGGGAGCGCCGAGCGGCGGCGACAAGAACGGGAGCCCCGGAAAAGCCGGGGCCGAGAGAGCCCGGCCCCCGGGGAGGCCGAGGGAAGGGGCCGGGGAGCCCGCGGAGGCCAAGGCGCCCCCGCGGGGGGCGGTGCCCTCGGGCACCAGCAGCCTAAAGCAGCCAGACCCCGGGGACCCCGGGCCCCGCTGCTACTCCTCCCACTCCATGGGCGCCCGGCTCGACCTGGACCCCGTGTCTCCTCGCGGCTGCCTCACCAAAGTGGAGCTGGCCAAAAGCCGGCTGGCAGGGGCGCTGTGCCCTCAGACCCCTCGGACCCCGGTCAAGCTGCCCACCACCGTGCCCAGCCCAGGCAAGCCCAACAAGAGCCCCCACGGCAGCCCCACCAAGCTGCCCTCCAAGTCCCCCACCAAGGTGGCTCCGCGGGGGGCGTCCCCCCAAGTGCCCAAGGAGAAGGGCAAGGGGCCCCCGTGGGCGGAGGGCGGCCCCCCCTCCCAGCCCGTGCCCAAAGCGGGGGGCCCCGAGGGGCCGGCGCCGCACTCGGCCATCGAGGAGAAGGTCATGAAGGGCATCGAGGAGAACGTGCTGCGGCTGCAGGGCCAGGACCGGGCCCCGAGCGCCGAGGCCAAGCACCGCAACTCGAGCAGCATCGTCAGCTGGTTCGGCCTGAAGAAGAGCAAGCTGCCCGCCCTGAGCCGCCGGGCCGAGCCCGGCAAGAGCAAGGACGGGCCGGCGGGGGCGCCCCCGCCCAAGGGGGCCAAGCAGGAGGCCCGCAGGCTGGAGCCGGAGAGCCTCAACATCTCCAAGCTCATGGCCAAGGCCGAGGACCTGCGCAAGGccctggaggaggagaaggccTACCTGAGCCGGCAGGGCCGGGGACGCCCGGGGGGGCCGGCCCGGGGGCCCGGGGGCAGTGGGGACGCCGTGCTGGGCCAGGCCCAGAGCCAGCTGGCCCTGGTCTACCAGGGGGCCGACACCTTCATGCAGCAGCTGCTCAACCGGTACGGGGGCTGGGCCGGGCGGGAGGGGGCCGGGCGCCGGGCCCGCCTTGACCCGCCTTCGTGCTCTCCCCCACCTAGGGTAGATGGGAAGGAGCTGCCCCCTGAGCGCTGGCAGGAGCCCAAGCCGGACTTCAGAGACTTCGCGCCGGCCACTCCCGACGCCAAGGGCCCCCCGGCCCTCCGCAGCCCCCGCAACGGCCTGGTGGCCCAGAGCGCCCACAAGCCCTCCGGGAAGgtaaggggggaggggcagcgggggggggcaatatggggGGGGGCGGGAGCCGCGGGCCCTGAGCACGTCCTCCGCTCCACAGAAGAGCGGCGAGCCAGCGCCCAGGGAAGTGGCCCCTCCTGAGGACGGCCTCGCCGAGCCCATCCCGGCCCCCAACTTCACAGGTCAGTGCTGTCGCAGGAGGGGGATGGGCACGATCTCGGCCGGCCGGGGGGAGCCAGGCCCGAgctccccttcttccctctgcCCTTCCTCCCCAGCCTGCGGCTCCTTGACCCGCACCCTGGACAGCGGCATCGGCACCTTCCCGCCGCCGGACCACGGCAGCGGCGGAGCCCCCGGCAAAAACCCCCCCAAACCAAAGCCTTCTCGCCTGGACCCGGCCCCCGCGGACCCCTCGGCCCGACCCAACCCCCTCACCAAGGTTCCCCGCCGCGCCAGGACGCTGGACCGGGAGGTGCCCGCCGTGGAAGAGCTGCTGGTGGCCGGGCGGCACCCGAGTGTGCCCACGTTCCATGCCCTGCTTTCTCCCACGCCCAGGCACCACGGGCACAAGGCCTGCACGGATGGTGGGCGCCCTCGGAGAGGGCGGGGGGCCGCGGGGTTCTCTGGGCGGGGGATGCAGTGCCAAGTCTGGGCGCTTCGTGCCCCCTAATGCGGTGCCTTCTCCATTCCTGAGGCAGATTCCAGCGGGCATCCCGGACGGCCGCCCCCAATCCAGCTCTCCAAAAACTGGACTTTCCCCAGCACCCGCGCGGGCACCAACGCCTCCGACCCGTTCCTCTGCGCGCCCCATCAGCTGGAAGGGCTGCCCAGGACCCCGCTGGTAAGCGCCGCCAGGCCTGGCCCGAAGGGAATGGTAGGAGGGGTCCCCCCTCTCCCCGGGGCCTGGGAGCAGTGAGCTCGGCGCCCTTCCCCATGGGCCGCTGGTCCCcggcctctccctcctccccctgctTTGCCACAGCCTCTGGGGCCCCTGACCGATGGGGGCTGCCGGGGTCGGATGCAGCTGGGGGCAGGCGGGGTTTGCCCCCTCCCCCCTGACCCCCGCTCCCGTCCATTAGGTCCCCCCCGCGGAGAGGAAGCAGCGTCTAGAGGAAGGGCAGCCTCCGTCGGGCACCCCCGGCCCAGCGTTCAGTGGCAGCCGCACGCCCAGCACCTCGGACATGGGGGAGGACGGACGGGCGTCTGGGGGGGGCCCTCCTGGCCTGGAGACGTCGGAGTCCCTCAGCGATTCCCTGTATGACTCCCTGTCCTCCTGCGGGAGCCAAGGCTGATGCCGGCCGAGGCGTCCGAGGCGCGCGTCGCCCCCTGCCCAGAACGGGGCCCGGCTTCTGTGGACCAGAAGGGGCTGCTCCACCCGGGGACCCCGTTTGAAGCACACCCGggagaaagagctggagaagaagcTGCGCTGCAGCCCCGCCGACAGCCTGGATCGCCCGCGTCCATCTGGTTTTCCTCTTGCTCTTGCCCCGTCTTGGACCCCAGGGGCACTGTGTTATGGTGCTGGGCCTGCCCCGCTCCCCCGCTGGCCGGACCCCATGGCCTGGCCACTAGGCCTCCCGTCTAAGCGGCCGCTCCCCGTTTCCCGCCACCCTCCCTGGACGAGGCCAGAACCCTCAGCCGAGGGGGGAGGAGGCCGCGGAGTGTGGCGTCCCCCATCTCGTCTCCTCCGTGTCCCCTGGCCTCCGGGGGCCTCATCGCTCTCGTAGATGGTGCTGTCCTGGCCCCCTCCCCAGGTCTTTGGGGTTCTGTCGTTGGGGAACAGTTTtgtttatattaaagtcatttccCCTCCTGCGCCCTCTGCTTGGCTTGATTTCTCTGCCCTCGTGAATGTGGCTGCACTTCAGATAAAGCCCGGGAAAGTTATCCCAGGAGCCCCTTGGCCAGTCGGGATGCTGAGGAAGGggcttctgggggggggggcgaggcCGAGGAGGCTCTGGGGGGGGCCTGGCCTCTGCCCGCCAGGGGGACGGTCTGCTGCATGGCAGCGGGCCAGGGATCTGCCTAGAGGACCAGGAGGGGGGGACCCATTCAGCCACAGACTGGGGAGCCTCTGAGCTCCTCGACTCTGCGACGCCCACATTCCTCTATCCTAGCCTCCATCAGGTGACCCgggtacaaagagaggcaaaaagggCCTCTGCTCTCCGCCCCCAGGGCTCCCCCAGCCTCACCCCGACGCACGGCCCTCGGGcggcagagaagggaagggggcagAGCGGGCTCTCCACCAGGCCGCTGGGGGGCCACTTTCAGCAGCTCTCGGGGAGCCGTCGCCGGAAAACCTTCCTGTCAAGTCATCCCAGCCCGGACTCTCCTGGGGGCAGGAACCGGACACTGGGGGTGACTGTGGCGAAGGACACCCCCACGGGGTCCCGCCACGCCAGGAGGGAAAGGCACCGACCCGGAGGATCTCCAGGAAAATGCCTGGAGGACCCGGCAATGGCCAGAAGAGATTCCCGTTATTGCCACTAACTTCCCTTGGACGGTTCATGGACGTTAAAGATTTTTCATTTAAGCGTTAAACACGGATGTCATTTCCGTGGGTTCCTCCAGAAAAGCTCGTGCAGGAGCTCAGtcttccctgccctcctcccaaACATCAGAAGCGAGGCCCTCGCGACCCATCCTTTGTCCCACGATGGCGAGGTTTTGGCGGCATCTGGTGCCCCGCCGACCGCGTGCTGGTCCCTTCCACATCTTGGACACGGAGCGCCTCGGCCTGAGAAAAGACTTGCCATCCGGGCCTCCTAGATGCTCTCCGTGGTCCTTGGATCTCCCCTCGCGTTGCCAGGGCGACAGGCGCGCACGGGCCATCCGCCTGCCGCATGTCCAGCCCCTTCTCTCTGCATCCAGCGGCTCTCCGCCTTGTGCTCTCCCCCCATCCGTCGCCCCCGTACCTGGAATCCTTCAGAGGCAAAAGTGGGCCGCATCTCCCTGGTCGAATGCGTTGAAAAGAGGGCCTTTTGCTGGTACAGAAAACTCACGGTCTAACGGTGCCGTACACgctcctcctcctgctctccATCCGTCAGGAGCGTCTTTTCCAGACccgcacacagtaggcacttcatacAAGATTATCAGCTGACCCGTAGTCCGGATCTGCGCCCTGTTAGGGAAGCTCTCCAGGGGCATCTTGAAGTCTGGGCAACAGCTTCACACACGCAGGCCACAAGCCTCTCCAAAAACACGAATCCCAGACGAGTGCAGGTCTGGTTTCCCCTTGAACGTGCCCAGGGGCAGGGAGCTCCCTCTTTTGTTCCCTTTCCAAGCAATTTTGTTCACTTGAGATTAATgacttaatttaattaaatttgaaaTGAATTCTTTATTAAAACAAAGTTTCTTGGGCCAGCACGCCAGCAACAGAAGGGGCTGCCCACAGGATTCTGGTGATTTGAGCCATCGCACTTCTGCTCTCCGTTCTCACTCCGTCCTTGGCTCCCGTGTCTGCTTGCACTTTGGTCATCCTCTCGGCTCTACTCCTGATCAGAGCCCCTCCGCTCTCCTCTGCTCCCCACTTGCATGTCCCGTCCAGCCCGGAATTCTGGAGCCAGTCAAAGACCATCAAGAATAGCCGTGCCCCGTAgacccagttttcccagcaaaaCAGCAAACACACATGGGAGAGGCTGTGCAGACTGAAGTAGTCTTTGGGTCATTCAAGCATCCTCTCCGGCTGtgcattttatgttttgtttgtttcGTGTTTGCTTTGCCTATATTTCCCCCAGCTAGAAATATTCTGGTCTACGTGGAACTTTTGTTATTGACCTTTTTTTGGCATATGCCTCGcaatggaatctctgggtcaaaggggagGACCATTTTAGTCACTTATTTGCACGATTCCAGATGGCTTTCCACAATGGTTGCACCAATtctcagctccaccaacaatgcattagatTCTCTACAACCCCTCCAGCATGGTCGGGTGCCATCTTTTTCTAAAGATCTTTGGCTGTTTGCTGGCTGTACAGGGAAAACTCTGGCTTGTTTTGATTGACCTTCCACTtattagtagtgatttggaacattcctACCTTTATTAACAATTTTCCATCCTTTTGAAACCCATTCACATCGTTTGACCATAGTATCTTAatcactatttatttatttaatgaatttatgtTGATTTGGAGAAACCAAATTAACCAAAACTAAGATTTTCAGGAGACAGGCTGGCAACGCGTCCTAGCCACCTCGTTGCCCCATCTGGGGATTCTGCAAGTAGAACTGTCCGGTAGACAGCATCTTGGGGCGTCCATATAACTTGTCTGAGCTGGGGCGAGAGGCAGAGGCTGGAGCTGGCCTTGGAGATGTGGGAGTCACCCAAAGAGCCATACATCTTTTTGTGCCCGTATTGCCTCATTTTAAAGGTTTAGCCATCTGAATGCTTTTGCTATGCCCACTTTTATTCCCCTCTCATGGAGTATTTATTTCTGAGATGTTCTGCTTAAtctggaagaaaatggcaaccccTAAGGATAGCCATAGAGCTAGAGAGCAGACAGTCCAACTATGGGCAGAAGAATTTACGTCTAGCACTGCCACCTTGTGGTATCTGGCACAGAAAGGCAGAACCCTCAATACAGATCAATTCACACCAGGAGGAAGGATGGGCAAACACGGAGTCAGAACGTCATGACAATCCAGAGGAAAGAAGATAGTCCAGCCTATCAGCCAAAGTCTAAACCTTAGAACCCATCCTGGGATAGAGAAAGACCCTGGGGGTTAGTGGAAGACCACAGTGAGTGGCCAAAAGTAGGAGGCTCTGGGGTTCCTACTATATCTTTAGAGTCTTTGtctaaatttttgtttaattttataaatttttatataaattattaatatataaatttattattattttatcatattttatcatattatatgataatatgtatcatatgatatatcatattataggttatattatattatcatataatatattattaatatattacttttataaaattttatatgaattatttatatttataaattattataaaattaaaaattataaaaatatatcaaaaaattTTCTAGAGTAAGCCCTCCTTCCCCAACAATTTCCTAATTATGTCAGAATACATGATTGGACAAAggatgcttatttttattttattttatttttatcatcctgcaaaacacttccatattgggcattgttgtaagagcacattcatacataaccaaaaccccccaaataaaaccagaaatacGTTGATGTGAAAgaggactccaacagttctttctctggaggtcgtCTTTCAGGATTCTCCCAGATCAATGCATTGCTGAGAGTggccaaattttcacagataatcatcgtgCAATATCGCCATTACGGTGTAcaatttctgctcattttgctctgcatcagttcctgtagatcttttcagctttttctggagtcatcttgcttatcatctcttagagatgctcctcttttaaAAGGCTTCTTCAAGGTATAGAGAAGA contains these protein-coding regions:
- the NCKAP5L gene encoding nck-associated protein 5-like isoform X2 translates to MGPRPGPKEVGCEQQQQQQVALGGLGPPLDALSPFLKKKAQILEVLRSLEETDPLLLHPPTASWRAAGQRPQGEPGLHPDCSLKGKAGEKWSPGERLGSPEPVNGEVCTPPLPEPAPWASCLLLGPSSLGGLLRWEPVLGSPRAEEEKLGRLWGTGREPQRSPAPQPSLHSGPGSSSSSSSDEAGEPGEALTPAALLNALARKQLNLGQLLEDTESYLQAFLSGAGGPHSGDTTPAYGPGSGQPPLPGEAPRAKGLPKAAWGGGGPEPLRPGFSTTSEGDGAVPFLSVFVGGGDSSAGPGPWPSYPHSSSQVKSELQISPSSPLETQDLSFSPPKSLNFLKLSLAPEKAPSPGTPHLSPQLARSSRIPCWNGGPEGSPSPLLPHRGLGGELSPERVARSQPGGAPPVIVVDALPLRPAPAGPPSVLSEPPACPSPARYGDVLDLSASSFAGPSPEPPVSPLQSSGYPQLAPETRDQAPRGAPGPCPYGGAQGKGAEKAGQESPQAGWKSTGGSSKRPGNGVGRRPGEPGCPPLRERLAVLGKAKPGSEGAPSGGDKNGSPGKAGAERARPPGRPREGAGEPAEAKAPPRGAVPSGTSSLKQPDPGDPGPRCYSSHSMGARLDLDPVSPRGCLTKVELAKSRLAGALCPQTPRTPVKLPTTVPSPGKPNKSPHGSPTKLPSKSPTKVAPRGASPQVPKEKGKGPPWAEGGPPSQPVPKAGGPEGPAPHSAIEEKVMKGIEENVLRLQGQDRAPSAEAKHRNSSSIVSWFGLKKSKLPALSRRAEPGKSKDGPAGAPPPKGAKQEARRLEPESLNISKLMAKAEDLRKALEEEKAYLSRQGRGRPGGPARGPGGSGDAVLGQAQSQLALVYQGADTFMQQLLNRVDGKELPPERWQEPKPDFRDFAPATPDAKGPPALRSPRNGLVAQSAHKPSGKKSGEPAPREVAPPEDGLAEPIPAPNFTACGSLTRTLDSGIGTFPPPDHGSGGAPGKNPPKPKPSRLDPAPADPSARPNPLTKVPRRARTLDREVPAVEELLVAGRHPSVPTFHALLSPTPRHHGHKACTDDSSGHPGRPPPIQLSKNWTFPSTRAGTNASDPFLCAPHQLEGLPRTPLVPPAERKQRLEEGQPPSGTPGPAFSGSRTPSTSDMGEDGRASGGGPPGLETSESLSDSLYDSLSSCGSQG